A stretch of Rhizobium glycinendophyticum DNA encodes these proteins:
- a CDS encoding cytosine deaminase, translated as MSNAVATLPAAKRFVLANATLPDICVDGIEAPACEGLISADIVVAEGKVEAILKPGEAPSGLPSTDLRNGMVWPTFVDMHTHLDKGHIWDRKPNPTGDFIGALEAVKADREARWTAEDVKARMEFSLRTAYAHGTSLIRTHLDSLAPQHRISFEVFAEVRDAWAGKVDLQAAALFPFDQITDEAFFKDLVDVIVAHKGLLGGVTYLMPGLDEKLDILFRTATEKGLDIDLHVDETQDKETLTLKTIAEAKIRNRFEGSVTVGHCCSLARQDDDLAKHTIDLVAEAGLSVVSLPMCNMYLQDRVSGRTPRQRGVTLFHELTTAGVATAVSSDNTRDPFYAYGDLDPVEVFREAVRIIHLDHPLDTAARVVTRTPADILKRPDHGRIAVGGKADLVLFSARRWSEFLSRPQADRIVMRNGMGIDRSLPDYRELDPLLGV; from the coding sequence ATGTCGAATGCCGTTGCCACTCTGCCCGCCGCCAAGCGCTTCGTTCTCGCGAACGCAACGCTGCCCGATATCTGCGTCGATGGCATCGAGGCACCCGCCTGCGAGGGCCTGATCAGCGCCGACATCGTGGTCGCCGAGGGCAAGGTCGAGGCGATACTGAAACCCGGCGAGGCGCCATCGGGCCTGCCCTCGACCGATCTTCGCAACGGCATGGTGTGGCCAACCTTCGTCGACATGCATACCCATCTCGACAAGGGCCATATCTGGGACCGCAAGCCGAACCCGACAGGCGACTTCATCGGTGCCCTCGAAGCCGTGAAAGCCGATCGTGAGGCCCGGTGGACCGCCGAAGACGTCAAAGCCCGGATGGAATTTTCCCTGCGCACGGCTTACGCCCACGGCACCAGCCTGATCCGCACCCATCTCGACAGCCTTGCGCCCCAGCACCGCATCTCCTTCGAAGTCTTCGCCGAAGTCCGCGATGCCTGGGCCGGCAAGGTCGACCTGCAGGCCGCCGCCCTCTTCCCCTTCGACCAGATCACCGACGAGGCCTTCTTCAAGGATCTGGTCGATGTGATCGTTGCGCATAAGGGCCTGCTCGGCGGCGTCACCTATCTGATGCCGGGCCTCGACGAAAAGCTCGACATTCTCTTCCGCACGGCAACCGAAAAGGGCCTCGACATCGACCTGCATGTTGACGAGACGCAGGACAAGGAAACCCTGACGCTGAAGACCATTGCCGAAGCCAAGATCCGCAACCGCTTCGAAGGGTCCGTCACCGTCGGTCACTGCTGCTCGCTCGCCCGCCAGGACGATGATCTGGCAAAACACACCATCGATCTGGTGGCTGAGGCCGGCCTCTCGGTCGTCTCGCTGCCGATGTGCAACATGTATCTGCAGGACCGCGTTTCTGGACGCACGCCCCGCCAGCGCGGCGTCACCCTGTTCCACGAACTGACGACAGCCGGCGTCGCCACCGCCGTCTCCTCCGACAACACCCGCGACCCCTTCTATGCCTATGGCGATCTCGATCCGGTCGAGGTCTTCCGCGAGGCCGTCCGCATCATCCATCTCGACCATCCGCTCGATACCGCAGCCCGCGTGGTCACCCGCACTCCCGCCGATATCCTCAAGCGCCCCGACCATGGCCGCATCGCCGTTGGCGGCAAGGCGGATCTCGTCCTCTTCAGCGCCCGCCGCTGGAGCGAATTCCTCTCCCGTCCGCAGGCCGACCGCATCGTGATGCGGAATGGCATGGGCATCGACCGCAGCCTGCCGGATTACCGCGAACTTGACCCGTTGCTTGGAGTTTAG
- a CDS encoding aldehyde dehydrogenase family protein — protein MSNHLKFFIDGAWVDPMVPALLDVIDPSTEDPFTQISMGSKGDVDRAVAAAKAAFATFSVTEHAERLALLKRILEIYNERYEDIAQAVSREMGAPIGFARDAQAWAGRAHLESTIAAFEEFQFSELRGSTMIVREPIGVCALITPWNWPLNQIVCKVAPAIAAGCTVVLKPSEIAPISGVIFAEVMEAAGTPKGVFNLVQGRGPEVGQVMAGHPDVDMVSFTGSTRAGIIVAKTAADTVKRVAQELGGKSANIILPDADLETAVRKGVEGCFGNSGQSCDAPTRMLVPAEWHDEALLIAREAAEAHTVGDPQAEGTVLGPVVSEVQFNKIQRLIETGIEEGALLVTGGPGRPENLNRGYYIRPTIFGHVTPDMTIAREEIFGPVLSILPYETEEQAIEIANDTVYGLAAYVQSGDLAHARRVAARMRAGSVYLNYPDWDTMAPFGGYKQSGNGREYADWGIHDFLEIKGIVGYGS, from the coding sequence ATGTCCAACCATCTGAAATTCTTTATCGACGGCGCATGGGTAGACCCGATGGTGCCGGCGCTGCTGGACGTCATCGATCCCTCGACCGAGGACCCCTTTACGCAGATCTCGATGGGCAGCAAGGGGGATGTCGACCGGGCGGTTGCCGCCGCGAAAGCAGCCTTCGCAACATTCTCCGTGACCGAGCATGCCGAGCGGCTGGCGCTGCTCAAGCGGATCCTCGAGATCTATAACGAGCGTTACGAGGATATCGCCCAGGCGGTAAGCCGCGAAATGGGCGCACCGATCGGCTTTGCCCGTGATGCTCAGGCCTGGGCCGGGCGCGCGCATCTGGAATCGACCATCGCTGCCTTTGAGGAGTTCCAGTTTTCGGAACTGCGTGGTTCGACCATGATCGTCCGCGAGCCGATCGGCGTCTGTGCGCTGATCACGCCGTGGAACTGGCCGCTCAACCAGATCGTCTGCAAGGTCGCGCCCGCGATTGCTGCCGGCTGCACTGTGGTGCTGAAGCCATCGGAGATTGCGCCGATCTCCGGTGTCATCTTCGCCGAGGTCATGGAAGCCGCCGGGACACCGAAGGGCGTGTTCAATCTGGTGCAGGGACGGGGTCCCGAGGTCGGCCAGGTCATGGCCGGGCATCCGGATGTCGACATGGTATCGTTCACCGGCTCGACGCGTGCCGGCATCATCGTGGCGAAGACGGCGGCCGACACGGTCAAGCGCGTGGCGCAGGAACTGGGCGGCAAGTCGGCCAATATCATCCTGCCCGATGCCGATCTGGAAACCGCCGTACGCAAGGGCGTCGAGGGCTGCTTCGGCAATTCCGGCCAATCCTGTGATGCACCGACCCGCATGCTGGTGCCGGCCGAATGGCATGACGAGGCACTGCTAATTGCCCGCGAAGCGGCCGAAGCCCATACCGTCGGCGATCCGCAGGCGGAAGGAACGGTTCTCGGGCCCGTCGTCAGCGAGGTTCAGTTCAACAAGATCCAGCGACTGATCGAAACCGGCATCGAAGAGGGCGCGCTGCTCGTCACCGGCGGGCCGGGCCGGCCAGAAAATCTCAATCGCGGCTACTACATCCGCCCGACGATTTTCGGCCATGTCACGCCCGACATGACGATCGCGCGGGAAGAGATTTTCGGGCCGGTGCTGTCGATCCTGCCTTATGAGACCGAGGAGCAGGCAATCGAAATCGCCAATGACACGGTCTACGGCCTCGCCGCCTATGTTCAGTCGGGCGATCTTGCCCATGCGCGGCGGGTGGCCGCGCGGATGCGGGCGGGTTCAGTCTATCTCAACTATCCCGACTGGGACACGATGGCTCCGTTCGGTGGCTACAAGCAATCAGGCAATGGCCGCGAATATGCGGACTGGGGCATCCACGACTTCCTCGAGATCAAGGGCATCGTCGGCTATGGCAGCTGA
- a CDS encoding DUF1236 domain-containing protein: protein MKTKILALGALVIGSIASPVLAQEGTVTGAAGGAVTGAIVGGPVGAAVGGVVGAIAGTAVAPPPPPVVTYVQQQPMPAQPVVIEQQVAVGEPLPQQVVLTPIPDQPKYAYAVVNNQRVIVDPQTYVVVGVVQ from the coding sequence ATGAAGACGAAGATTCTCGCTCTTGGAGCTTTGGTGATTGGTTCGATCGCGTCGCCCGTTCTCGCCCAGGAAGGCACTGTAACCGGTGCTGCCGGTGGCGCTGTAACCGGTGCAATTGTCGGCGGTCCGGTGGGGGCTGCGGTGGGTGGCGTCGTCGGCGCGATTGCCGGTACAGCCGTTGCCCCGCCGCCGCCCCCGGTCGTGACCTACGTCCAGCAGCAGCCGATGCCGGCCCAGCCGGTGGTGATCGAACAGCAGGTTGCTGTCGGTGAACCCCTGCCGCAGCAGGTCGTCCTGACCCCGATCCCGGATCAGCCGAAATATGCCTATGCCGTGGTCAACAACCAGCGCGTGATTGTAGATCCGCAGACCTATGTGGTCGTTGGCGTGGTTCAGTAA
- a CDS encoding RidA family protein, producing the protein MKRSFNPASVRKPFGHYNHGLLVPPGASLLVTSGQLGIRPDDSIPPDVTGQAELCFEAISAILEDAGMSFADVIRISGFVTKREDFPAYMAVRDRYTLEPKPVSTLIVVGGFTRAEFLVEVEVTAAKVF; encoded by the coding sequence ATGAAACGCAGCTTCAATCCGGCATCCGTCCGCAAACCCTTCGGTCATTACAATCATGGTCTGCTGGTGCCGCCGGGAGCCAGCCTTTTGGTGACATCGGGTCAACTCGGCATCCGACCCGATGACAGCATTCCGCCTGACGTGACCGGACAGGCGGAGCTTTGCTTCGAGGCGATCTCCGCCATTCTGGAGGATGCCGGGATGAGCTTTGCCGATGTCATCCGCATTTCCGGCTTTGTCACCAAACGCGAGGACTTTCCAGCCTATATGGCGGTCCGTGACCGCTACACGCTGGAGCCGAAACCGGTCTCTACGCTTATCGTAGTCGGGGGATTTACCCGAGCAGAATTCCTCGTTGAAGTCGAAGTAACTGCGGCCAAGGTTTTTTGA
- a CDS encoding NAD(P)H-dependent oxidoreductase translates to MRVLVLHSHPLDESFGRALYKLTCESLEKAGHEVDGCNLYEEGFDPVLSAHDRRVYHDIPDNLTLVKPYVDRLLKAEALVIVTPVWNFGFPAMLKGYFDRVWLPGVSFDLVDGKLTPTLRHIKKLAAVMTYGATPMRAFLAGNPPKKIVKRVIRAQIKIGAPVKYLAHYDMNNCTEQTRAAFMAKVRREMENF, encoded by the coding sequence ATGCGCGTACTCGTCCTCCACTCCCATCCCCTCGACGAAAGCTTCGGTCGGGCGCTCTACAAGCTCACCTGCGAGAGCCTGGAAAAAGCCGGCCACGAGGTCGATGGCTGCAATCTCTACGAGGAGGGTTTCGACCCGGTGCTCTCGGCCCATGACCGCCGCGTCTATCATGACATCCCCGACAACCTGACGCTGGTGAAACCCTATGTCGACCGTTTGCTGAAGGCGGAAGCGCTGGTGATCGTCACTCCCGTCTGGAACTTTGGTTTCCCGGCCATGCTGAAAGGTTATTTCGACCGCGTCTGGCTGCCCGGCGTCTCCTTCGACCTCGTGGACGGCAAGCTCACCCCGACACTGCGCCACATCAAGAAGCTCGCCGCCGTCATGACCTATGGCGCGACCCCAATGCGTGCCTTCCTCGCCGGCAATCCACCGAAGAAAATCGTCAAGCGGGTCATCCGCGCCCAGATCAAGATCGGCGCGCCGGTGAAGTATCTGGCCCATTACGACATGAACAACTGCACGGAACAAACCCGCGCCGCTTTCATGGCGAAGGTCCGTCGAGAGATGGAGAATTTCTGA
- a CDS encoding DMT family transporter, which yields MSLDNPRQYRLGLVYGAISALAWSSSGLFIRHIGTDLMTMLFWRGLFSGTCVFLFFVYLERSRVPGILRRMGWPSVWTMIFSAASMVTGIGSMYYTAIADAMVIYATVPFVTAAVAFVFIGERPSRSTLIASGVAMVGVLVMLTDSHGESGGLFGKFLAAVMTLCVAAMATLMRKHRDVPMLPAMAGSAWLCSLVTFWFAAPLTVTAVDLRLIIVFAIVQNAMGLIFYTASTRRLPAADASLLTALEVPLTPLWVWLVLSEVPSAGTLVGGPIVLAALFGHILYEVQRNHSAPVAPLP from the coding sequence ATGAGCCTCGACAATCCCCGCCAATACCGCCTCGGCCTTGTCTACGGCGCCATTTCGGCGCTGGCGTGGTCGTCGTCCGGCCTCTTCATTCGCCATATCGGCACGGATCTAATGACCATGCTGTTCTGGCGCGGGCTCTTCTCGGGTACCTGCGTCTTCCTGTTCTTCGTCTATCTCGAGCGCAGCCGGGTGCCCGGAATCCTCAGGCGGATGGGCTGGCCGAGCGTCTGGACGATGATCTTCTCCGCCGCCAGCATGGTGACCGGCATCGGCTCGATGTATTACACGGCGATTGCTGATGCGATGGTGATCTATGCCACCGTGCCCTTCGTGACGGCGGCGGTCGCCTTTGTCTTCATCGGGGAGCGGCCAAGCCGTTCTACACTGATTGCCAGTGGCGTTGCCATGGTTGGCGTGCTGGTGATGTTGACCGACAGTCACGGAGAGAGCGGCGGGCTGTTCGGCAAGTTTCTGGCGGCCGTCATGACGCTCTGTGTTGCAGCTATGGCAACACTGATGCGCAAGCATCGCGACGTGCCGATGCTGCCGGCGATGGCGGGTTCCGCCTGGCTCTGTTCCTTGGTTACCTTCTGGTTCGCTGCACCGCTGACGGTCACCGCCGTCGATCTCAGGCTGATCATCGTCTTCGCCATCGTGCAGAATGCAATGGGCCTGATCTTCTACACCGCCTCCACCCGGCGCCTGCCGGCGGCCGATGCGAGCCTTTTGACCGCGCTCGAAGTGCCACTGACGCCGCTGTGGGTGTGGCTGGTGTTGAGCGAGGTGCCGTCGGCCGGGACGTTGGTCGGCGGGCCGATCGTGCTTGCCGCGCTGTTCGGCCATATCCTCTACGAAGTGCAACGCAACCATTCGGCGCCTGTTGCGCCCCTGCCCTGA
- a CDS encoding ABC transporter ATP-binding protein, whose translation MAEIDPITAPPPEQRRALVVMKDVSKVFSSGTVALTGMSLTVNGGEFVSLLGPSGCGKSTALRIIAGLGDTTSGTIDWPSSRINSKGLPDGDISFVFQEPTLMPWTTVFGNVYLPLKLRGVSKHAAYDDIMAALERVGLKDFVDAYPRELSGGMKMRVSIARALVTKPKLLLMDEPFAALDEITRQKLNDDVLKLWKDTGITVIFVTHSVYESAYLSSRIVVMKARPGRVHADFPLQTSLDRDAFYRTSEDYRQACETVSRTLLEAIGGEEH comes from the coding sequence ATGGCTGAGATCGATCCCATCACCGCCCCTCCCCCAGAACAGCGCCGGGCGCTGGTGGTGATGAAGGACGTGTCCAAGGTCTTCTCCAGCGGCACGGTTGCCCTGACCGGCATGTCGCTGACCGTCAACGGTGGCGAATTCGTCTCGCTGCTCGGCCCCTCCGGCTGCGGCAAGTCGACGGCGCTCCGCATCATCGCCGGTCTTGGCGACACCACATCCGGCACCATCGACTGGCCAAGCTCGCGCATCAACTCCAAGGGGCTCCCCGACGGCGACATCTCCTTCGTCTTCCAGGAGCCGACGCTGATGCCCTGGACAACCGTCTTCGGCAATGTCTACCTGCCCCTGAAACTCCGCGGCGTCTCGAAACACGCCGCCTATGACGACATCATGGCCGCTCTGGAACGCGTCGGCCTGAAGGATTTCGTGGATGCCTATCCCCGCGAACTCTCCGGCGGCATGAAGATGCGCGTCTCGATTGCCCGGGCGCTGGTCACCAAGCCGAAACTGCTGCTGATGGACGAACCCTTTGCGGCCCTCGACGAGATTACCCGCCAGAAGCTGAACGACGACGTCCTGAAGCTCTGGAAGGACACGGGCATTACCGTCATCTTCGTGACCCATTCGGTGTACGAAAGCGCCTATCTCTCGAGCCGCATCGTCGTCATGAAGGCGCGCCCCGGCCGGGTGCATGCGGATTTCCCGCTGCAGACCAGCCTCGACCGCGACGCCTTCTATCGGACCTCGGAAGACTATCGCCAGGCCTGTGAAACCGTCTCCAGAACACTGCTCGAAGCGATCGGCGGGGAGGAACACTGA
- a CDS encoding ABC transporter permease — MNGPAETLLKILVPILVVCALLVIWQLGVWVSGVPQYILPGPIAIAGALVKDWGTLSPALWVTTKITLMSLGLALLGGVGIAVFLVQSKWIEVAFYPITVILQVTPIVAIAPLILIYAPSTQVALLICAFLVAFFPILSNMVQGLKSVDHNLLNLFDLYGASRWQTLLYLKLPASLPYFMTGLRIGGGLALIAAVVAEFAAGSAGAGSGLAFRLLEAQFRLNIPRLFAALFLLSCLGVVIFAITSFISWLALHRWHESSLKREN; from the coding sequence ATGAACGGACCGGCCGAAACCCTGCTGAAAATCCTCGTGCCGATCCTCGTCGTCTGCGCCCTGCTGGTCATCTGGCAGCTCGGCGTCTGGGTCTCCGGCGTGCCGCAATACATTTTGCCAGGGCCGATCGCCATTGCCGGCGCCCTGGTCAAGGACTGGGGCACGCTCTCGCCGGCGCTCTGGGTCACCACCAAGATCACCCTGATGTCGCTCGGGCTGGCACTTTTGGGCGGCGTCGGCATCGCGGTCTTCCTCGTCCAGTCGAAGTGGATCGAGGTCGCCTTCTATCCGATCACCGTCATCCTGCAGGTGACCCCGATCGTGGCGATCGCACCGCTGATCCTGATCTACGCGCCCTCGACACAGGTGGCGCTCCTGATCTGCGCCTTCCTCGTCGCCTTCTTCCCGATCCTCTCGAACATGGTCCAGGGCCTGAAGAGCGTCGACCACAATCTCCTGAACCTCTTCGACCTCTACGGCGCCTCGCGCTGGCAGACCCTGCTTTACCTGAAGCTCCCGGCCTCCCTGCCCTATTTCATGACGGGCTTGCGCATCGGTGGCGGCCTCGCGCTGATCGCCGCCGTCGTCGCCGAATTTGCCGCAGGTTCTGCCGGCGCCGGATCGGGCCTTGCCTTCCGCCTGCTCGAGGCCCAGTTCCGTCTTAACATTCCCCGCCTGTTTGCCGCCCTCTTCCTGCTCTCCTGCCTCGGCGTCGTGATCTTTGCCATTACCTCCTTCATTTCCTGGCTGGCGCTGCATCGCTGGCACGAGAGCAGCCTGAAACGAGAAAACTGA
- a CDS encoding FAD-binding oxidoreductase, whose protein sequence is MADYAKIKEELAGIAVEDNPALVKQKSRDFYWYSPILKAELENVIGDLIVSPTTEEEVIRTLKVAYAHGVPVTPRGGGTGNYGQAMPLSGGIVLNLINMNKIKQILPGRVICEPGIIISELDKQTKAHSGQELRFHPSTAQTASIAGFIAGGSGGVGSITWGGLRDLGNILRLRVVTMEAEPRVLELSAWDLQKVSHAYGTNGIITEVEMPLAPAYDWVDVIVGYDDFMDAVKFADALAHKNGILLKEVAPIAAPIPFDYFTRHKPWLKEGQSVVVLMVAPHSMEPFLALADKMKGDVRFRSDTVESMKGIPHAYELAWNHTTLRALKLDSDITYLQVQYPGPDHVEKVRVMTELFPDEVIGHLEFIKFDGHIQCAGLPLVRYTTKERLEEIIRIHEENGCPIFNPHRYTLEEGGMKQTDQVQLAFKKETDPKGLLNPGKMIAWENPDFDFSAGKNYLFPGLEVFSEAS, encoded by the coding sequence ATGGCTGACTACGCCAAAATCAAGGAAGAGCTGGCGGGCATCGCCGTCGAGGACAATCCGGCGCTCGTCAAACAGAAAAGCCGCGATTTCTACTGGTATTCGCCGATCCTGAAGGCCGAGCTGGAAAACGTAATTGGTGACCTGATCGTCTCGCCCACGACGGAAGAAGAGGTGATCCGCACGCTGAAGGTTGCCTATGCCCATGGCGTACCGGTCACCCCGCGTGGCGGCGGCACTGGCAATTACGGCCAAGCCATGCCGCTTTCGGGTGGCATTGTGCTCAACCTCATCAACATGAACAAGATCAAGCAGATCCTGCCCGGTCGCGTGATCTGCGAACCCGGCATCATCATCTCCGAGCTCGACAAGCAGACCAAGGCCCATTCCGGCCAGGAACTGCGCTTCCACCCCTCGACCGCCCAGACTGCCTCGATCGCAGGCTTTATTGCCGGCGGCTCCGGCGGCGTCGGCTCGATCACCTGGGGTGGTCTCCGCGACCTCGGCAACATCCTGCGGCTTCGCGTCGTCACGATGGAAGCAGAACCGCGCGTGCTCGAACTCTCCGCCTGGGATCTGCAGAAGGTTTCCCACGCCTATGGCACCAACGGCATCATTACGGAAGTCGAGATGCCGCTGGCGCCTGCCTATGACTGGGTCGACGTCATCGTCGGCTATGACGACTTCATGGATGCGGTGAAATTCGCCGATGCGCTCGCCCACAAGAACGGCATCCTGCTCAAGGAAGTCGCCCCGATCGCCGCACCGATCCCCTTCGACTACTTCACCCGCCACAAACCCTGGCTGAAAGAGGGTCAGTCGGTCGTCGTGCTGATGGTGGCGCCGCACTCCATGGAGCCCTTCCTGGCGCTCGCCGACAAGATGAAGGGCGATGTCCGTTTCCGCTCCGACACGGTCGAGAGCATGAAAGGCATCCCACATGCCTATGAGCTCGCCTGGAACCACACCACGCTACGCGCCCTAAAACTCGACAGCGACATCACCTATCTGCAGGTCCAGTATCCTGGCCCCGACCATGTCGAGAAGGTCCGCGTAATGACCGAACTCTTCCCCGACGAGGTCATCGGCCATCTCGAATTCATCAAATTCGACGGCCACATCCAGTGCGCCGGCCTGCCTCTGGTGCGCTACACGACCAAGGAAAGGCTCGAAGAGATCATCCGCATCCACGAGGAGAATGGCTGCCCGATCTTCAACCCGCATCGTTACACGCTGGAGGAAGGCGGGATGAAGCAGACGGACCAGGTCCAGCTCGCCTTCAAGAAGGAGACGGACCCGAAGGGGCTGTTGAACCCCGGCAAGATGATCGCCTGGGAAAATCCCGATTTCGATTTTTCGGCGGGGAAGAATTACCTGTTCCCCGGCTTGGAGGTGTTTTCCGAAGCCTCCTGA
- a CDS encoding NAD(P)/FAD-dependent oxidoreductase gives MFPSLPGLPVWRRPAGTPTLGFIDGQVDLLVVGGGYQGLSAAYHAARLGLKVQVIEARGLGEGASGVNGGQVIPGLKHDPESLRQLLGEEAGQRLADFSAGTADSVFDLIRTEGLDVEHQRNGWILAAHTESALQAAVRRNRQWRMRGADVRLLNEAEIALLIGAQGYRGGWLDRRAGAVNPLALIFELARLATRSGAGLLLNEAVTDLQRRGSLWVASTDSGRTLLAKKVLVATNAYSGALIPGLAESLVWLHSFQIATAPLPSTLLDQVLPGGQPVSDSRRILVYYRRSPDGRLIVGGRGPMREPRSKEDWAHLERAMLRLFPALRDVAVTHRWFGRVAITPDYLPHLHEPAPGLLMVAGCQGRGIGLMTALGPNLAAYAASGDARVLPLPVTPLRPIPFHRFRRIGVAAHVAWYRLLDSLER, from the coding sequence ATGTTCCCTTCCTTGCCGGGTTTGCCCGTGTGGCGCCGCCCTGCCGGCACGCCGACGCTCGGGTTTATCGATGGCCAGGTGGACCTGCTCGTGGTCGGTGGCGGCTATCAGGGGTTGTCTGCGGCCTATCATGCGGCACGACTGGGGCTGAAGGTTCAGGTGATCGAGGCGCGGGGGCTCGGGGAAGGTGCCTCCGGCGTCAACGGCGGTCAGGTGATCCCAGGTCTCAAGCATGATCCAGAAAGCCTCCGCCAGTTGCTGGGCGAGGAGGCGGGGCAAAGGCTCGCTGATTTTTCCGCTGGCACGGCCGATTCCGTCTTCGATTTGATCCGCACCGAAGGGCTTGATGTCGAGCACCAGCGGAACGGCTGGATCCTTGCGGCCCATACGGAGAGCGCGCTCCAGGCGGCGGTTCGGCGAAACCGGCAATGGCGAATGCGGGGCGCCGATGTAAGGCTGCTCAACGAGGCGGAAATCGCACTCCTGATCGGGGCACAGGGCTACCGCGGCGGGTGGCTGGATCGGCGGGCGGGCGCGGTCAATCCGCTTGCTCTGATTTTCGAACTCGCACGACTTGCCACGCGATCCGGCGCCGGCCTGTTGCTCAACGAGGCGGTGACTGATCTGCAGCGGCGCGGGTCTTTGTGGGTAGCCTCCACCGATAGCGGGCGAACGCTTCTCGCCAAGAAGGTGTTGGTCGCGACGAATGCCTATTCGGGCGCTCTTATTCCGGGCCTTGCGGAAAGCCTGGTCTGGCTGCATTCCTTTCAGATCGCCACCGCCCCCTTGCCAAGTACCCTGCTGGATCAGGTGCTGCCGGGTGGACAACCGGTGTCCGACAGCCGGCGGATCCTCGTCTATTACAGGCGCAGCCCGGATGGCCGGCTCATCGTGGGCGGACGTGGACCGATGCGCGAGCCGCGGTCCAAGGAGGATTGGGCGCATCTGGAGCGGGCGATGCTGCGGCTATTTCCGGCGCTTCGGGACGTGGCGGTAACCCATCGCTGGTTCGGTCGGGTCGCCATAACGCCGGACTATCTGCCGCATCTGCACGAACCGGCTCCGGGGCTGTTGATGGTCGCGGGCTGTCAGGGACGCGGGATCGGCTTGATGACAGCGCTCGGCCCAAACCTTGCCGCCTATGCTGCGTCCGGCGATGCGCGGGTGCTGCCGCTCCCCGTCACGCCGCTTCGCCCGATCCCGTTTCATCGTTTCCGACGGATCGGTGTCGCGGCTCATGTGGCCTGGTACCGTTTGCTGGACAGTCTGGAACGCTGA
- a CDS encoding ABC transporter substrate-binding protein, whose product MRDMPTKTSLLALMGLAASLSSTSAAFALDEVTYGTNWLAQAEHGGFYQAVADGTYEKYGLKVTVVQGGPQAANRSLLIAGKVDFYMGSPLGEMDAVKEGIPLVDVAAIFQKDPQVLLAHPDQGIEKFADLAKLDTIFMGKDGYVTYYEWMKKNFEGFTDEKYKPYTFNPAPFIADPKSAQQGYLTSEPYEIEKQAGWAPKVFLLADNGYSPYSTMITTTATMVESKPDVVQRFVDASIEGWYNYLYGDNKAANDLIKKDNPEMTDGQIEYSIKKMKEYGIVESAEALDKGIGCMTDDKYKAFFDAMVQIGVQPADLDYKKAYTTQFVCKGVGMALKK is encoded by the coding sequence ATGCGCGACATGCCCACCAAGACCAGCCTCCTTGCCCTGATGGGCCTTGCGGCTTCGCTATCTTCGACCTCCGCGGCATTTGCACTCGACGAGGTCACCTACGGCACCAACTGGCTCGCCCAGGCCGAACATGGCGGTTTCTATCAGGCCGTGGCCGACGGTACCTATGAAAAATACGGCCTAAAGGTCACCGTGGTCCAGGGCGGCCCGCAGGCCGCCAACCGCTCGCTCTTGATCGCCGGCAAGGTCGACTTCTACATGGGCAGCCCGCTCGGCGAGATGGACGCCGTCAAGGAAGGCATCCCTCTGGTCGATGTCGCGGCGATCTTCCAGAAGGACCCGCAGGTCCTGCTCGCCCATCCCGATCAGGGCATCGAGAAGTTCGCCGACCTCGCCAAGCTCGACACCATCTTCATGGGCAAGGACGGCTACGTTACCTATTACGAATGGATGAAGAAGAACTTCGAGGGCTTCACCGACGAGAAGTACAAGCCCTACACCTTCAACCCGGCCCCGTTCATCGCCGATCCAAAGTCGGCCCAGCAGGGTTATTTGACCTCCGAACCCTATGAGATCGAGAAGCAGGCCGGTTGGGCGCCAAAAGTCTTCCTGCTCGCCGACAACGGCTACAGCCCCTATTCGACGATGATCACCACGACCGCGACCATGGTCGAGAGCAAGCCGGATGTCGTGCAGCGCTTCGTCGACGCCTCGATCGAGGGCTGGTACAACTATCTCTACGGCGACAACAAGGCCGCCAACGACCTCATCAAGAAGGACAATCCGGAAATGACGGATGGTCAGATCGAATACTCGATCAAGAAGATGAAGGAATACGGCATCGTCGAATCCGCCGAAGCGCTCGACAAGGGCATCGGCTGCATGACCGACGACAAATACAAGGCCTTCTTCGACGCCATGGTCCAGATCGGCGTCCAGCCCGCCGACCTCGACTACAAGAAGGCGTATACCACGCAGTTCGTCTGCAAGGGCGTCGGGATGGCGCTGAAGAAGTGA